The genomic interval TGTTCGAGTATCttgtaaaacaaataattaatttcGTGAACTGGGGCAGGTAGGGGGGCAAAGAACCAGAAATTTGTTAGACATACATACATAAAATGTCCAGAAATAAACAAGACATTGCGATAATGCTTGATGtaattttcacctttttttggCGGGGAGTGTCATTAATCTTTGTCAACTCAGAGTGCCACTCGACTATTCTTGTTGGATATTCAATAGCCTCAGATTCCAATTTTGTATTGCGCCATCTACCGTTTGAATCATTCGCAgctcaaaacaaattgaaattaataacaTCCTTTTGCAAACCATTTCCGTAAGACcgttatattttgatataactaagttttattccaaaaaagAGCTAAATCcacaaatatcattattttgataaatcaaGTCTTTTATTAATTACAACTTTTCTTTATCCACTGTCATTTCTCTTTGGTACATATGAAAGGAGTAGGCCTATCGCATAATAGACCAATCAAATCATGTTTTTAATCTAGCGCCCTAAACTAGCATGGCgatttcaattttaaagatATCTTTATTAAATTAATTGCCATTGATTTAGGTCAGTTTGATATAAAacctttgtcaaatttttatttgtcatgtttgtgtaCTTGTGACATAACATGTTTACTGATATTGCGGAAAAGGTACATTCATACCTTTTCTGATGTTTAATTGCTAAAatttgcacaaaaaagggaacaaTTTCTTATAATGACAGTGATTTAAAATAGAGAGAGAGCTTAAtccaaaaatattcatacaaaataatgataataaaaatccaTATCAAAATTTGCACGGATGTCTGATGATGTAGAATGGTAGTAGCAACGTGTGCTTAAAAATCTGAATGGGTGACTTTATAGTCACTGCAGTGGTTAAAATAATCATAGTAATGTGGATTTAGCTCTCATTCTACTGCATCTTTTTTTAAACTCCTTTTGATATAAAACTTAAATCTGTGATCATCCTTAATTTGTCAACGTTTTTCATGTGATTCGGCACATTTGATTCCAACGTTGACTTTAATGAAAGGTCATGTCCACCcgggaaatgttttatttgaatcaataggaaTAAAGAAATCatacaagcataacactgacgatttcatcaaaatcataggtaaaataaaagttatgacgtttgtaaagttcgcttattttttccacaaaacagtaAGGCCTATTATGCataactcggtgacatgcaaatgagagagtcgatgatgtcccccacTATTTCTGTTGGCTTTCATTCGTTTTGAATATACGatgtttcaattatttttaacagatttgacaataaagaccaacttgactgaaccatggagctattaaacaCAGATAGCTtcatgactgaaccataaagtgATTCCACACTTTTCAGGGAGggataaaactttgtttcacagaacaatgaggagaaatttagaatatttcatagttgataataataacatacaaaagTATGCAATTTTCCGTGTTTTGTTTGagttttctctttctattcaaatcattttttggggggtggacttgtcttttagtAAACTTTAGTTTAAATGAATTTGGTCAAACCAATGAAGTGGATTTAGCCGCTCTTTATGTTGGCTTcacaataataattgtgaagcggtttgaacagtcgtagattgataaagcgctatataaatgccaattattattattatcattattggcTTATACCCCTATTATCATGAAAAAATTGGGATTTAACATCATGTGGATGAGAAACGGTCGTGTGGTACGGGACTcggaaaatatttcaaaataaattggaataagaatttttttacaGACTCGTAACTGACCACAAACGAGGTTTCGTCTTTTTGATGAAATcaatttgtgcatttttttttcaaattataaggCAGTGTATACTAGGATATGATGCACGAATAATTCAAGCAACCAGTGGAGTAATGAGCCAAAAACTTTGAAGGGGtgagatatggcgtatcgggcaaaaaatGTTGACGTTCTTATTacaaacatcaaattttgtgatagattttgacataatattcagaaaatgatttcatatttctacctttcctctttcctttttatttctctttttttttcttggtcgtgtaAAATTTTGGGGGGACAAGCGCCCCCCTTCCTGCACGTCACTGCTAGCAACTTGGTCTTAATTTCATAGTTAATAGTTTGTCGTGGAATATTGGAAATTGAATACAGATGTCATAAGAATTTCAGTACATACGGCTTTGAGATTAGTATATTTGGCCATGCGTTTGCTTTTCTACTGTACTTCTTTAGAAATCGGAAGCTACAcgaattaatttgcatttcgtcGTCACTCCGTCTCTTATAACTACGGTACTTGATGAAAACCATTTCTCATATTCACCTCTACCACTCAAGTCCACTATCACTCATCCTTTTTACCAACACCGTTTTCGTACTGATCTTTCCCACAATTACCATGTACCTTCACCACCATTACCTTTTTCAATCGCATCACTTcccttttcttcatcatcactatcCTCATGTTGGAGAGATTTAGATTAAAATCATGCCAAACACTCTCACCCTCGGTATTTTCCGTCTTTCACCTACTTCACACCTTGATAAGAACCACCTTTTATTGCCATCGAGCAGTCATTGAACATACATCACTCTCAAAACTGTTTCATGGTCATGGGATACTGGCCATACCAGAATTGCCAATTATTTAAGTCAAGACCCTTCAACAAATTAATTATTGCactgaaaatgttatcaaaattcGACAAATTCGTTACATTTCAAACTTATGCTTTCAGAAAACGGGTATATGAACACACTGGTTCCATCTTTTGCGTACCCGCCAGGTTGTGcagataactgttttgagaaacgCAACTTGAAAATATCGAAATTCTCTTTTCACGACactcgattttgatgaaattgcaGGTTAAACcctcctctttttattcaaatttgctCATTGGGATGGACTCGACTTCTAAAATATATCCATGATCACACTGGAACCATAGATGTCTCCATCTTGCACCAGCTGCTCGAGCACATTCATACGTGGATTTCATTTTCGGAACTAGCATGTCAAACAAATGTCACATCAACATTTCACTACTCTTGATCAATATCACATTCATAAATACGACCAACATAAAAAAGGATAGGCAAATctagttttctttattttattttttatcacgcctttttttttttacagtagaGCGCTTACTAAGACACTCACGTTTCGGATTTTTTCTCAACACAGTTGCAAAAACATGTGTTTTCTTTGCTTTAgtaatgaacaataaaataaatatagggCATCACATGGAAAACATATGATTCTATCCCACCAGTACAGTTTTAAACTGGATAATGCTGGCATTGACATGGGCATTAATaatctgataacaaatgaaTCCTGTTTTGGCACCACAAAATTCAGCATTCCTGCTAGCATCACTCAACGTAATATGGACGGATGAGTACCTATTTGTCTTATTCCtaacaaaatctttttttttatagcccCCCAACATAGACTTGGAAGAGATTTgcattgacccccccccccccagaaaaaaaaagggaaccaTTTTTATGTCACGTATCATGCCAGTGCTGGCACAATTCATATACCCTACCCTAAGTTTTCTGCTATAAAGAGGACTTCAAATGGGATATATCCTGTCCAAGTTCCCAGATACACAACCAGATCAGTTTGGCTACCCCATATGGCAAGTGTTGTGACTTCTTCACTTACAATTTGCATGAGTTGTAGTAATTACATAAGGCAACATGCTAACATCGTCTGGATTTCCCCTCACtattcctaaaaaaaaatcaaccaaacCATTACAAGGATTCCCTGGTAATATGTTGGTCAATTATTGCTTGAATAATTGATTCAGGACCTTTCCTACCGGATTCGATGGAAATAAAAAagccaaaataatttttgaaatttccttAGCAAATACAGGCACCTTCAAATATCCAAACAATGTTAGTACATACCTTCATAACAAtcgtacataaaaaaaaatacaccccACATTTGAGGCACAACAGTACTGTTCGTTTTGAACACAAATTATAAATACAAAGCTATAAAGGTGACTTCCATTTCCTTCCTTAGACTTggaaaaacaaactttttttttaaaatcctgtTTGTGAATGAGTTTTCTCCAATACAAAAATAGAGGTCTCAGTAGCAGATGAATATAAAGCAAAATCAACCTAAGGGCAAAAGCCGAATAATGAACACATTTGGCCCATGAATAATCTGtatagaaataataaatatagcTGTACAATATATCTGTATAGATTACATATTAACATATTTACAGTAAATTACAAGTTCTATCTACAACATGTACAGGCATTTTAAATGCACAAACCTTTCCTCTGGAGGAACTtattaccaccccccccccccccccccattcacaAAACCTCTTCTCGATCAGCATATGACAGCAAAGTGCAGCATTAGCAATGGATCAAAACATACAGTTGCGGTTTACTCAAATCAGCACATAAGTACACCTACCCCCAGAACATCCCttcctgtccccccccccttcccgtcTAAGCCTAGTATGAATGCTTTCAAAATCCCTAACAGCATGCCTAATTGATCCTTCCCCAGTAGCATATGTCGTCAAAGAATTCTCAATTTGTAgctggatgttttttttttgttctaccaTCTTCAGGTTGAAGTCTAAGCAGCTTACCTTAGTTATTATTCAGAACATCAAGAACTGTGAATAAAAGGGAgacaataaaagaaaacacaatTAGCATCACGATTTGTACTGAACAATAAGCATAATTATTCcaggaaataacaaaaaatataacatcAATATTCCCTTGGAGTCTAATAAAACTGTATGATGCAAAATGGCACATGTACTGTCATTTCATCAAATGTCTacttataaaaataaaaggggaaggGATAAGTTAATCACATTTCATGACAGATTTTAAAACTAAAGGACCGTCTGCATTACCATCAGCAAACCCTTATTGGAAAAAACACAGAATTAATGGAGGCAAACACAATcatgcaaataaataaaatgaactcGCAACTCGAAATCGAAGCAATGCAATCCTGTTTCATTTCAGAAGTTTAAAACACCCCAAAAATCAAGGATGTGCATGCATTTGGATTGCATTGCTTGGTTTCTACGATCAACAAATTCTAATATATCATATATTACAATGAACCCTCAAATCCAGCAAAGCACTTGCttacccaaaaaaaatatatatcattttccaagcaccaatgatgaaaatgatattcaatAATACATCTTACTCTGTTTTTacaaggaattttttttattttgcaaaaaatTTTGAATGGCTTTTGGGCAGTTTCATAAGGATTCAGTGTAACATATAGGCACATTGTTAGCAAAGAAGAGCAAAATATTGTTCTTCCTACTATGATAAATGAAAGATGATATGGAGAGATAAAGGTGTGTCATTATTATCCCAGTATCATCTTGTATTGATATACACTCTTATTCAAAATATATACCGTACCATCTTCTAGTTCAAGCACTTGTGGATCTGTTATGCATGGAAGGTCAGAATTTGTAAGGATGTCTGCTATTTCTGAAGGAACATTGGAAAGATCGAGCTGTGTGTTCATTAGGATTTGAGATTCACCAGTCTTTGGCTCAACTACTGCTGGTACTTCAGCCGATACTTTAGCTGGAACTTGGACCATGTTATTAAGTACACCCATGTCCTGTCTTGCTTGGGGTTGTTCAATGATCATTTCTGCCAACACGTTCTCGAACAGCATGTCTAAAGAATGCATGTACAGGCATAAAAAGAAGGTTAATACTATGAAAGATGACAAGTGGGGGAAGGTGGAAGAAGCTTAGAGTTACTGCTACACCTGACCTGCTGCCTGTCAAAAGAAAGATTAAGATTAGATAGATAAGGGGGACGATTAATTTACCTTGGCCCTGTGTCGTCTGCATCAAGAGATTGTTGTACATATCCTTGTTCTGCAGGTAGGCAGTGGCTAGCATCTGCAGGGTAAGGGCAAATTCCTCCTCGTTGGGTTGAGGGCTGGGTGTAGGAGGAGCTCGAAGTATCACAGGTGACTCCACCTTGACAGGACCAGGCGAGACTGTGTTTGTGACTTGCATGGGCGTTTCAACTGGTGATGTTGGCGTTGGCGGCAAGACGATAGTTGATGGGGCAACTCCAAGCCCAACAGCTGATTTGGGAAATCAGAGTGAGAAACTTAATTACAATCTAAATTAAAGAGAATGTAAATCACTTTGAGCACTGAAATGAATCAttcacaggattttttttaaacaatttttttcatttctccaAGAATAAAGTGTATTTCTGGACAGTTAATCACAAAGACCAAGTAAACATACGTGCTGCAAGAGACTTCTGATAAcaaatgcaatattttattgaacAGTGCTATATAATGTACCAGAAATATGTGTGTTTTGCTAAATTAAGGAAACTAAAACACAATGAAGGGATTATGTGATTCAGGCAATGCTATATATGTATTGAGGTATATTATCAATCCCCACACACGTCAGAGCAAGCAATTATAACTATATTCAACACATgcagtaatattttttttataataatggtTTGCTAAACATCTTATTGACCTTACCTGGCTTTTTGACCCCGAAACCATTAGGTGTTTGATTAACCACATCATCTGTTATAAGaaacaaataatttgaaatCATGTTAATAAATATGCTAAAATCGCCTTGCGGATTGAAGAGAGGAGTCGTAGTCAAGTCACAGGAGTAATCATAAATGGACCCAAAGCTCTTACGAAGTCCTCAAAGATATgaaaaaacatatttgaaaCCAGGCATGCCTTTTAGTTGTTCAATGGCTAGCGCAGGAGGTGTTGCTTCTTAACTACCTTATAATACATATTACAGTTACTAATTTTAACTACTGTCTTTGCTTCGACAAGTAAACCATCAGATTCTctcaagttatgacatttttcatCCTCAATCTATACcaaattaaaaatcattaactttgctgattttgtctcATTCTCTGCTTAAAACAGGACAAAATAACAGGTGGAATAATCTTGCAAGAGATCTCCTAGTATTTTCTTTTCACTCAATATCATCCTCAAAAGATGTACAATTAGCACAACAGATTGAATTTGGTCAGAAAATGAGGGTCACTTGATGAAACAAAGATAACAAGTATAATCTACATTCCTACAAAACAAGGAAGCATCACCAACTGCAAATATTTTAAGTTCATTCAACTCACTCTGAATAACATTAGTCTAGGCAAAATAATGGTCAAATTTCACTTGCCAGACtctgaaattaatataatttaGTAAGTGCTTTGGTTGTTTtccactaatttttttttaagtttgaggAAGGGAAAGTCATTAACATTAAGTCAACTTCCTCTGTTTAATTAAGAAATTATTCAAAAGCAACATTTATGACTACTCCTTTCCGTCCTAAAGAAAGTCTGAAAGAATCCGATGACTAAAGTAGCTGACCTTCGGAGGGGGACAGAAcctgtaatgtaaaaaaaaggccTTTTTGCCCGCAGAAATAAAGGGTTTCAAAGGTGGGAGGGGAAAATGagacaagaaaaaacaaagaaagggaggggaagactttaaaaagaaaagagcaAATGAGGAGTCGCAACAACCAGTACCtgtcaaacaaaacaaaactctACTGTACACACaattcaaaaatataataaaaataaataaacaagatCACACCCATTTTTTTCCAACTTTGCCGTCaacaaattttttgaataaGTGTCCAAAAATCATGCAATCGTTTTTCCTTAGTGATTTTAGATCAAGAATTCTATTCTACTATTAGGTAGATGATGAAAATTCTTATGaagtttcaaaaattttcatttgattttttttctttgggggtTTCCTCTGACAAATTCAACTTATCAATTGATATTCTTTTCCTTGTTGTCATGTACCATAAAACTTCAGCAAGTAGGAGGTGCCATTATCAACCTCTTGATTTGAACATGATTTTGAACGCTTGCCTCGAATAATGGAGAAAAGCGTTTCAACCAAAGAGTAAAATGATAGAAACTGTACTACAAGCATCAGTATTTTTTATTGTGGTACATTACAAACCAAGGTAAAGATGTTTTGTAGAATGATTAAAATGCTGTACTGTACTGTCTGCCGAGCCTTGCGAAACTGCTGAGGGCCCAGAAGCACGTTAACAGGATAGCCTGTTAACGCCTCAGCTGGAGTGCTACAAGAGCACTGAACAATTCGTGCATTATCCAAAAGGCACTGAGGGGGAAAAGCAAAGTTCATGTGATGAATACGCAACCCAACCCCACTGCTAACTAACTAAACCCAACCCACAGGGCAATATCACAGGGATGGGGACAAAGATTATTTTAATGCAGGCCAAGTCTTTTGTACATCACATTAAGAATTTGTCTAAACTCTGTAGTCCTTCTGGGGATTAAAACACAAAGTACTGCCTCCATCACCCTTGTGGGTTAGGCATCAAATACTTGCAACAATAAGGTTTCCAACTGTGTTCATTAGTGACTAGCTGTACTTTCATAGAGCAATAAAAACAAGCTAGATATTTCAATTCTTCAAATATTCTTAACacttaaaatattttaacataATAGCCTTTCTGTACAATATCAAATgattcttgtcaaattttcagatttgttttttcttttctttttttttcattttgcttttgtttGATGTGTGTACAGACCTGTCTTGCAACTAAATCCCACCTAATCTAAATCATACACAAAAGAAAATGCATTCAATAAAATTCACTTTGAGACTTCAATCTAATTACAAAGTGGGTTCTCCAGCCACTTCCAAAAAACCTTTCgctttgttatgttttttttaagtgaaaataatgaaagacaaTTTATTCTGTAAAAATCCAGTGTTGTACAAATCTgatattttttacaatttcaggAGGGGGCAATGAAGCATCgacaatttatcaatttcaccTCTCTCTTACTTTCATAACAAGAGAGGGGACAAGTTTATAAATTACAAACCCCAAAATTTTGACCTGGAATGATAAAATATTTACTGAATGCATTCTcaatacaaaaattaatgaacacttcattacatgaaatgatagaaaaatgcTGCAAATGCTCTGGAAAATTGTTGAAAAACAGATTTGTAATCATATTTCTAGCATCTTCTGTTTGGAAATGGATATATTGTAAACTTCCTCAATTTGATACATAAAATCTATGcatgtgatatatatatatagctcaGCAGGcatatattttgaagaaaaatttgaGCATGAGCCACATTGCAAATTTAGGTTTGGAGAAATAAGATCCTCACTGGTGCAATTGACAATGAGTACATGATTTCTCTTTTAGCCGAATTAGATCTGCAGCATCAATCTTTCAATATATGGGTCGCACATCATGGATTTGCAGGCAAGACACCCGTGTGAAAGATTAGAATAGCATCTGCGTTCCTTTTCAATGAGCACAATGTCTAATGCATATGGCTCtttcaacattttatataaaatgaaaagattGAAACAATTTCATAACTTATCAAGAAGAAACAGGTGCAATTTGTTCCCGAAACGGGTGATTTTCCACAATATGAATAATTGGAACATTTTTAATTCCCGACTGTCCATTCTAATTTTCAAACGCGTGCCCACAATTCTTAATATCTTAATTTTGTCCAGGAAAAAGATGGGCTGATTTACAGAATTCTTACGTTATCTATTCAATAATGAATGCCATCAAGAGAAATGCATTCCAGAATGCAGAGTAGAAAATTGacgtaacaaaataaaaatctggtcataaaatcatgacaatatgcaaaatttattcctttTGCAAATGGGAATTTCCAAAAGCTGCACACATTTACCCCTGGCATCCCTAGGGGAGCAAAGTCGCAATGATATGTGTAATGATGCAATATTACAAGGCAAAGATCTTCTTCACATCCCATTTCGTTACTGGACAAAACTAGTGAATATAAAACCACCACCAACCTGCAAATCCAAGAAATTCTTGTCAGTTGAAACAATGTGTCtctcactacttctttttggCTAATTTAGGTAAATGTTGAAAAATCAATCTGAATAATCGCAACACCAAACTGATGTATTTGGTCGCtaagcaatttaaaaaaaaaaatccaatatcaAGAAACTTTTCAAATGGCACAGACACACCTTCTAAATGCTGAACTGTCGAAagtctgagaaaaaaaaaagttctagtGCAATAGCAGGATGTAATTCATTGGCAAGAGACACATTGGTCATTACCATGCACATTTTAATGAGCTGACAAGAATGACCTGTACGACCAAAATCTCTCCTGGTCAAGGGAAGTTGAAATGGTGTCTCTTACCAATCTTTGGCTGATACACAATAGGATGGGCATCTAGATCGCTGCATTGGTTTGGTTTGCCCGTTACAACAAGGTACACGATCACCGACTTCCTCAAGTTCTGGTTTGGGTATGGAGGGATCTTGCACACAATGTGGTTCTGaaatcaataaacaaaatgattcaACACAAAATTCTTTTACAATTATCCAATGAACTTCAAATCAAGATACACAACAATGAGCTTTATGTAAATTATTATACACAATTTAGAAATCGAGCACAAAGCTCTCTTATTCAGGAATCATTAGGAAGGGGGCAATAAATCCCACTTACATTCTGAAATAAGGCCTTGTCAATGTCACAATCTCCTTCCCAAGTCACTTTGCCAAAGTCATCTAGTTGTCTGAGCTTGACTTCTGTGTTGGCCTTTGATGTGAAGTTCTTTCCGATGATGAACAGTTCTTCCCCACCGGTCACTGAAACCCGACTCAAACTCTTCTTCAATATCTCTGGATGCCCAAGTGGTTGCGCTGtaacaaaacaatatatatcGACATGAGAAATTGCCACACAGTCATAGCTTAAAAGAAATCATTTTATGATACTTAAATATGACATAAACCCTATGAAAAGACATAGCATGAataaaacttattttcattAACATGAAGACACATTGCAATAGAAAATTCTAGCTTAAACTTACTGCAGGTTATTGATCTTGAGACAGTCTGCAGAATGCTGAAGGTACCATCAGAAGCAGGCACGATTACTCTGAAAGCTAACCGGACACAGGTGCTCTTCCTCTTTGACCTTATGGGCCCTATCCTCTGCTCAACATCAGCATTCCGGAGCTTAAGGATGCCAATGCAGTCAACGCTGATCTCCATCTTGCCATCAACAGGTTCCCACGGAACCTCGAGAACCGTAGTTCCTTCCACATCCTTTTCCTCTGAAGGGGTCGTGTTACGTCCAGTTACCTTGCAAGCCTGATAGTAACCATGAGGACGAACTTTCCCTTGGTCAGTGACGACAAAGACTTGAAGTAAAACTTGTTGGTTGATTCCAAGAAgctgcaaattaaaaaaaaaatttttttaacaaaatggtGCATAGTGAGGTTTTACCTTATCTGCTTTGAAATATGTGAAACCTAGAAAACATCCCATACATCCCACTCACGAGGTTCCTAATCAATATAAATCAATCTCCCCATTATTCTCTTGAATGACAAAGTAGTAGAACATGTACATTCCTTGACACTGTTTTGACAATTATTCAG from Lytechinus pictus isolate F3 Inbred chromosome 2, Lp3.0, whole genome shotgun sequence carries:
- the LOC129254126 gene encoding nuclear factor of activated T-cells 5-like isoform X3; its protein translation is MSMDSQSFGGSNFFTLQGNILTENLFSATHSDFMKGSNLMQDVMLNNDSESADLVVAGEVSGVDDGYDTNSDLSSPMSAKSDWGEASTPSSTGSSHDEGLSADDNSLLSSFLDEDTCFSQWEQSFECAGKGPVINEPILELSPRSPMVGLPSSTAPNDLSAALHKLIQPSQQGVETLSEASKPLRKRSATSLSSCGITPRKKTRKFPSLIQALPDKLNGGEIQITVQPEKHHRARYRTEGSRGSVKDDSGETFPKLKLLGINQQVLLQVFVVTDQGKVRPHGYYQACKVTGRNTTPSEEKDVEGTTVLEVPWEPVDGKMEISVDCIGILKLRNADVEQRIGPIRSKRKSTCVRLAFRVIVPASDGTFSILQTVSRSITCTQPLGHPEILKKSLSRVSVTGGEELFIIGKNFTSKANTEVKLRQLDDFGKVTWEGDCDIDKALFQNNHIVCKIPPYPNQNLRKSVIVYLVVTGKPNQCSDLDAHPIVYQPKIDDVVNQTPNGFGVKKPAVGLGVAPSTIVLPPTPTSPVETPMQVTNTVSPGPVKVESPVILRAPPTPSPQPNEEEFALTLQMLATAYLQNKDMYNNLLMQTTQGQVLDVLNNN
- the LOC129254126 gene encoding nuclear factor of activated T-cells, cytoplasmic 2-like isoform X2 encodes the protein MSMDSQSFGGSNFFTLQGNILTENLFSATHSDFMKGSNLMQDVMLNNDSESADLVVAGEVSGVDDGYDTNSDLSSPMSAKSDWGEASTPSSTGSSHDEGLSADDNSLLSSFLDEDTCFSQWEQSFECAGKGPVINEPILELSPRSPMVGLPSSTAPNDLSAALHKLIQPSQQGVETLSEASKPLRKRSATSLSSCGITPRKKTRKFPSLIQALPDKLNGGEIQITVQPEKHHRARYRTEGSRGSVKDDSGETFPKLKLLGINQQVLLQVFVVTDQGKVRPHGYYQACKVTGRNTTPSEEKDVEGTTVLEVPWEPVDGKMEISVDCIGILKLRNADVEQRIGPIRSKRKSTCVRLAFRVIVPASDGTFSILQTVSRSITCTQPLGHPEILKKSLSRVSVTGGEELFIIGKNFTSKANTEVKLRQLDDFGKVTWEGDCDIDKALFQNNHIVCKIPPYPNQNLRKSVIVYLVVTGKPNQCSDLDAHPIVYQPKIDVVNQTPNGFGVKKPAVGLGVAPSTIVLPPTPTSPVETPMQVTNTVSPGPVKVESPVILRAPPTPSPQPNEEEFALTLQMLATAYLQNKDMYNNLLMQTTQGQDMLFENVLAEMIIEQPQARQDMGVLNNMVQVPAKVSAEVPAVVEPKTGESQILMNTQLDLSNVPSEIADILTNSDLPCITDPQVLELEDVLDVLNNN
- the LOC129254126 gene encoding nuclear factor of activated T-cells, cytoplasmic 2-like isoform X1, with translation MSMDSQSFGGSNFFTLQGNILTENLFSATHSDFMKGSNLMQDVMLNNDSESADLVVAGEVSGVDDGYDTNSDLSSPMSAKSDWGEASTPSSTGSSHDEGLSADDNSLLSSFLDEDTCFSQWEQSFECAGKGPVINEPILELSPRSPMVGLPSSTAPNDLSAALHKLIQPSQQGVETLSEASKPLRKRSATSLSSCGITPRKKTRKFPSLIQALPDKLNGGEIQITVQPEKHHRARYRTEGSRGSVKDDSGETFPKLKLLGINQQVLLQVFVVTDQGKVRPHGYYQACKVTGRNTTPSEEKDVEGTTVLEVPWEPVDGKMEISVDCIGILKLRNADVEQRIGPIRSKRKSTCVRLAFRVIVPASDGTFSILQTVSRSITCTQPLGHPEILKKSLSRVSVTGGEELFIIGKNFTSKANTEVKLRQLDDFGKVTWEGDCDIDKALFQNNHIVCKIPPYPNQNLRKSVIVYLVVTGKPNQCSDLDAHPIVYQPKIDDVVNQTPNGFGVKKPAVGLGVAPSTIVLPPTPTSPVETPMQVTNTVSPGPVKVESPVILRAPPTPSPQPNEEEFALTLQMLATAYLQNKDMYNNLLMQTTQGQDMLFENVLAEMIIEQPQARQDMGVLNNMVQVPAKVSAEVPAVVEPKTGESQILMNTQLDLSNVPSEIADILTNSDLPCITDPQVLELEDVLDVLNNN